The nucleotide sequence CAGGAATCCACTTTTTCGCCAGACAATTGTCCACCTTCTCCCGGTTTTGCACCTTGCGCCATTTTGATTTGTAGCTCTTCCGCTTCTGCCAAATATCTCGCTGTTACTCCAAATCTACCTGAAGCAACTTGCTTGATTGATGAACGCAGACTATCGCCGTTTTCATTAATGATATATCTACTTTCGTCTTCGCCACCTTCACCCGTATTACTTTTAGCCCCAATCCGATTCATCGCAATGGCCAAAGTCGTATGCGCTTCCCAAGAAATCGAACCAAAAGACATTGCTCCAGTCGCAAAACGCTTCAGAATATTTTCAATCGGTTCAACTTCTGATAAAGGAATGGATTGACGGTCATTTTTAAACTCCAACAAACCTCTTAACAACGATGCATTTTCGGTTTGACGATTAACTGTTCGAGAATATTTTTTGAATGTTTCGTAATTAGCATTCCAAGTTGCCTGTTGCAAAAGATGAATGGATTGAGGATTAAATTGATGATATTCGCTGTCTTTTCTCCATTGATAAATTCCGCCAGAATCTAAAATCCCAAAGGCTGAATCTTTTTCAAAAGCCTGATGATGTTTCGCTAAAGCTTCTTTCGCAATTTCATCAAAACCAATTCCGTTGATTCTGGAAATCGCTCCCGTAAAACAAGTATTGACCAAAGGTTTATTAAGACCGATAATCTCAAAAATCTGCGCACCGTGATAAGATTGTAAAGTCGAAATTCCCATCTTTGAAAAAATCTTTAACAAACCATCACCAACTGCTTTCTTATAATTGTATTTAAGTTGTTCTAAATCTGCATCCTGTTTGAACTCGCCATCATAAAACATTTGCCTAATACTCGCCAAAGCCAAATATGGATTAATCGCAGTCGCTCCAAAACCTAGCAGACTTGCAAAATGATGAACCTCCCAAACATCGCCAGCTTCAATCACCAACCCAACTCTTCTACGAACCCCTTTTCTTATCAAATGATGATGAACAGCAGAACAAGCCAACAAAGAAGGAATCGATGCGTGTTGCGAATCCAGTGAACGATCGGACAAAATAATCACTTCAAAACCATCTTCTACCGCATCCATCGCATAACGACAAATTCTATCCAAAGCTTTTTTCAAGCTTCCTTCTTTTTCATCTGCTTTGAAATATGTATAAATGGTTTTCGATTGAAATTTCCCTGTATCAACACTTCTTAATTTCTCTAATTGTTCATTATTAAGAATTGGATGTTCAAGTTTTATAGAATGAGCAAAGTTTTTATCATCCTCCAAAAGATTCCCGTTTCCGCCGATAATAGTAGTCAAAGACATTACCAATTTTTCACGAATTGGGTCGATTGGCGGATTCGTAACCTGTGCAAATAATTGTTTGAAATAAGAACTGAAATGCTGTGGTTTTTCACTCAAAACTGCCAACGGTGCATCAAATCCCATCGAACCAATCGGTTCTTTGCCGTGAACCGCCATTTCTTTAATGACTTTATCCAAATCTTCTCTTGAATAACCAAACGCTTTCTGATATTTAAAAATATCTTCGGATTGTAATTTATTAAATCTGATTTTCGGACTTGGCAATTCCTTCAGATTGATATTCATTTTATCCAGCCAATCACGATAAGGTTGTGATGTACAAATTTCTTTTTTTAGTTCGTCGTCGCTTACGATAATGCCTTTTTTCATATCAACCAGAAACATTTTCCCCGGCTGAAGACGACCTCTTTTGATGACATTTTTTGGATTAACAGGCAAAGCTCCCGATTCCGAAGCCATAATCACCAAATCGTCTGAAGTCACGCAATATCTCGAAGGCCGAAGTCCGTTTCTATCCAAAGTCGCCCCAATCATTTCGCCATCAGTAAAAGAAATAGAAGCAGGACCATCCCAAGGTTCCATCATACAAGCGTGGAATTCATAGAAATCCTTTTTGTAATCTTCCATTTGTTTGTTTCCGTCCCAAGCTTCGGGAATCAACATCATCATCGTATGAGGCAAAGAGCGACCAGAATGATAAAGCAATTCCACCATATTATCGAGATAGGAAGAATCGGATTGATTTGGCTTTGTCAACGGCAAAATCATATCCATTTCCTGAGGTGTAAAATTCGGATTGGAAAAGGTTTTTTCGGAAGTCTTCAGCCAATTAAGATTTCCACCGATTGTATTGATTTCTCCATTATGCGCTAGAAATCGAAACGGCTGCGCCAAACTCCAAGTCGGAGATGTATTGGTCGCAAAACGCGAATGAATCATTCCAAACGCAGAACGTGTTTTAGGATTCGTCAAATCTTTGAAGTAATTACGAATCTGAACACTTCTCAATTGTCCTTTATAAATCAACTTCTTACAAGAAAACGAAGCCACATAAAAACCAATCGGGTCATTGCTCGTGACACTCGTAATCTGATGCGAAATATAATTGCGGAAAACGAACAATTTTCGTTCAAAATCTTTATCCGTTTCCACATCAAAAGGACGTTCCACAAAAAGCATTTCCATTACAGGTTCAACACTTTTTGCCAAATCTCCCAAGTCTATGTTATTGACTGGAACCGGCCGATAACCCAAAATTTTAAGTCCGAGTTTATCCGCAGACTGCTCAATAATCTCTTTACATTCTTCTCGGATGAAATTATTTTGAGGAAAGAACAACATTCCCACACCATAATAATCTGGTTCAGGTAAATCAAAACCGAAATTGAGCGCTTCATCATACAACAACTCGTGCGGAATCTGAATCTGCAAACCCGCACCGTCACCCGTATTACTCTCGTAACCAGTTGCGCCTCGATGCTCCATATTTTCGAGCATCGTTATAGCGTCGCTGACGATTTTGAAACTTTTGATTCCTTTTATATTAGCCACAAAGCCGACTCCGCAGGAGTCGAATTCTGTTTCGGGTAAATAAAGTCCTTGATTTTCGGGAATGGATTTTTGGGAAATTTTGCTTGCTCTTTTCATCTACATCAATTTTGGATACTAACAAACTTAATGAAAAAAAAGTCAAAAATGATTTTAAATTACCAAATCAGCAATTATAAAAACCATAAATAAGATTTAAAACAAATAAAACATCTTTTATTTGCCGATAATTTACATTAATTTAATATTGAATAATTATTTATTAAAATTAAATTAATATTACAAACACATAAAATATTAACAATCAGACCATTAATTAAAATCAATATTTCAATTAGGCTCGAAAAATATTGAAATCGAATCTAATTTTTCTAAAAACCCAGCAAAGTCTAAAATTTAGCAGATAAAATAAAAACACCCCTAAAAAATTTAGGGGTGCAATATTTTAAAACACAATTTCAAGTGAAACTAGATTATATTTTCATATAATAATCATCTTATAATCATTTTTAATTATTTAGAAAGTAAAATCGAAAGACAAAATTCAATTTTAATAATTCCGTAACAAAAACTAAAATCACTTAAACAATCAATAAAATAAGTTTTATTTTGAATAGTTTTCGATAGCAATTTTAAGAAAACGTTAAATCAATTTCATTAATAAAACCTCATCAATTTTCTCCACTTTTACCAAATTATTCTTAGTTAAAGTCTTAGAAGCTTTGTCCCATTTTTTACCAGAAAGCTGAGAGTTACCTTTAACTTCAATTAAAGACATCTCACCTCCATTTTTCATTAAAATATCGTAAATAAGTTTCTCTTCATCATTCAAAGAAATTCCATCTGGAAAAACTCTCGCTCCCATATCTACAACCTTATCATCCTCAATCAGTGCATAGCCAATAGAATTAGTCCCTAAGTCTAATCCTAATATCTTCTTTTTCTCAGGTCTCATTTGAGGGAAGAAAAGAACTTCTTGGATGGACGGATTGTTGGTCAAAAACATAATCAATCTGTCCATTCCGATTCCAAGACCAGACGTAGGCGGCATTCCGTATTCTAAAGCTCTAAGGAAGTCTTCGTCAATAAATTGTCCAGCTTCGTCGTCACCTTTTTCGGATAACAATAACTGATGCTCAAATCGTTGTCTTTGGTCAATTGGGTCATTCAACTCAGAATAAGCATTGGCGATTTCTTTTCCGCAAACCATCAATTCGAAACGCTCAGTCAAACCTTCCTGACTTCTGTGTTTTTTCGTCAAAGGCGACATCTCAACAGGATAATCTGTGATGAAAGTCGGCTGAATGAAGTTTCCTTCACACTTTTCTCCGAAAATCTCATCAATCAATTTTCCTTTACCCATCGTTTCATCCACCTCGATTCCGATAGATTTTGCAAAGTCGAATAATTCCTGCTCCGTTTTTCCAGTGATGTCAAATCCTGTATATTTCTGAATCGCTTCTGTCATAGAAACCCTTGGATAAGGTGCTTTCCAGTTGATGGTGTGCTCTCCGAAAACAGACTCAGAAGTTCCATTAACCGAAGTAGCACAGAATTCCAACAATTTCTCTGTGAAATCCATCATCCAGTTGTAATCTTTGTAAGCCACATAGATTTCCATCGCCGTGAATTCAGGATTGTGCGTTCTGTCCATTCCTTCATTTCTGAAGTTTTTTGAGAATTCATAAACACCGTCAAATCCACCAACAATCAGTCTTTTAAGATATAATTCGTTAGCAATTCTAAGATATAAAGGAATATCTAAAGCATTGTGATGGGTAATGAATGGTCTCGCTGCCGCCCCACCAGGAATCGATTGCAAGATTGGCGTTTCAACTTCGAAATAGCCTGCATCATTGAAAAACGTTCTCATCGCATTGAACAATTTTGTTCTTTTCACGAAGATTTCTTTCACGTGAGGATTCACGACCAAATCTGCATAACGCTGTCTGTATCGCAATTCCGGATCTGTAAAGCCGTCAAAAACATTACCATCGGCATCTACTTTAGGCAGCGGAAGCGGGCGAAGAGATTTTGTCAATAAAGTGAAGTTTTTCACCATTACCGTCATCTCTCCAACCTGTGTTTTGAACAATTCACCTTCGATTCCGATGATGTCACCGATATCCAAAAGATGTTTGTAAACCTCGTTGTATAAAGTTTTGTCTTCACCAGTACATATCTCGTCTCGGTTAAAATAAACCTGAATTCTACCTTCAGAATCCTGCAACTCTGCAAAACTCGCCTTCCCTTGAATTCTTCTGGACATCAGTCTTCCAGCAATTACCACCTTCTTCCCTTCTTCGAAATCCTGTTTTATAGATTTGGTGGAATCAGTGATTTTATATTCAGCGGCTGGGAATGCATCGATTCCCAAATCGGTCAATTTCTGTAGTTTCTCGCGACGGATAATTTCCTGTTCTGATAATGACATTTTAATTCAATTTTTTCGAATTGCAAAAATAGTGATTTTTAAATGGTTGTGGAAGTTAATTTTTAGTGAGTCATTTAAACGCAAAGAGCGCTAAGTTTTTTTTGACCTTATTGAAAATATTTTAAGGTTCACAAAGACGTAAAACTCATCAAAGATCTTTTTTTAACAGAATTTTGTCATTCCGTAGGAATATTAACGGTTTAGATTGACTTCGTCGAACCACTACGTTAGGTTTCCTTCGGAATGACAAATCGTGAAGTTTATAGAAAATTTAATTATTTGTTGAATCTGCAGCCCGACTTGAGCGGAAATCCTTTTTACGCAACGTACTGGAGTGAAAAGATTAACTTCGTTGAACCTAAAGGTTTGGGAGCCCTTCGACAAGCTCAGGATAAACTACAGGCGGATTAAGCTGCCCAAATAAATCAAGCTTTAAAACCAATCTTTCCTATTGTCTTTTGGAATAAATGTCCAAACCAATATCCTGCTTATTTTCTGACCTTGCGTCATATCAATAATTTTGAATTCGGGTACTTTTAGGTTTTTAAGAAGCGTTGTCAGCTGATAAAGATTGTCTTTTTTGGAAACCAAGCTTGTGAACCAAAGAACCTGAGACGAGAATTGCACACTTTCATTAATCATTTTTTTGATGAACGCCATTTCGCCACCTTCGCACCACAATTCGGATTGTTGTCCGCTGAAATTGAGATTTATTTTCTGAGTTTTTGATTTTCTGAGGTTGTTATTCTTTCGCCGATTTCCTTGTAAAGCGGATTCTTCGGAATCGTGGAAAGGCGGATTACACATCGTAAATGTAAATTTGTCTTCTTTTGAAATTATATTTTTAAAAATAAGTTCTGACTTTGGCTGAAATTTCAGTTGGATATCTTCTTTTAACTCAGGATTGTTTTCTAAAATCTTCTGAGCATTCTCCAAAGAACCTTGATTGATATCCGTACCCAACATTTCCCAGCCGTAAGAATAATTCGCAATCAAAGGAAAAACGAGATTGGCTCCCGTTCCGACATCCAAACCTTTCACCGAAGTTCCTGTTGGAATATTTCCGTTTTCTTCAGCTAATAAGTCCGCCAAATAATGCACATAATCTGCTCTACCAGGAATCGGTGGACAAAGATTTTCATCAGGAATATACCAATCTTTGACATTGTAATATTTCAGAAGCAAGGCTTTATTCAATAATCTAACCGCTTTCGGAATACTAAAATTAATCGTCAAAGTATCGTAATCATTTTTGAAAACGTAATGCTTCAACTCTGGAACGGAGGTAATCAACGTTTCAAAATCATAAGAATTGCGATGAAGATTTCTTGGATGAAGACTGGATTTTTCAGACATCACCAAAAGTTACTTTGAAGATAAAATATACTGCGCCATAAATTTCGCATTTTCTTTGCTCAATCCATTGTGAGCCGGCATAGGAACATCTCCCCAAATTCCTGAACTTCCTTTGATGATTTTCTCCGCCAGCATTTCTACATTTTCCGGTGTGTTCTCATATTTTTTTGCCACTTCTCTGTAAGATGGTCCAATCATTTTTTCTTCTACTTTGTGACAACCTAAACAATCTGCACCTTCGACTAACGATTTACCTTCGGCAACCGGATCGGTTACAACTTTTGGTGCAGGTTCAGGTTCAGAAACCAAAACATCTTTGTTTCCAGAATTTTCACTTTTAGAACAGGAAAATATGGTCATTAAAATGGTTGCAATAAATATTCTTTTCATTTTCAGATTTTGTTCAAATATAAATAAAAAAGACATCCTCTACAGGATGTCTTGATTTAATAATTATTAAGTTTAACTTATTTTTTGATTATTACTTTCTCATTGAAAGTAACTCCCAAACCAGTTCCTTTCACAACGTAAACACCGTTTGGTAAAGAACTCACATTGATTGCAGCATTATCAGAAATATCTAATTTATCTTCTAACACTAGTTTTCCAGAAGCATCATAAATCTTAACCAAAGTCTTCCCTAAAGTAGGAGATCCGCTCTTAATACGAATCTCGTTCTTAGCTGGATTTGGATAAACTATGAATTTATCTTTTTGTACATCCGCAACGGCAAGATTACATTCTGCAGGCACTGAAAAATCTTCAACCTGATCATTCATTGCTGTTCCCGTACCAATAATTGAACCAGCAGATGCATTAACTCCTAAACCTCTTTTTGCAAAGACATTCCAAATTAGACATTTATCCGCTCCTCCTGTTGTAGCTTGATCTGCAGCAATAATTGCATCTCTTCCTTTTACAAATGTTGGGTTACAGCCTTGTAATTTAAGACCATCCATTACTAATTGAAGAACCCTTGCACTTCCTGAGTCTGGAGCAGCAACTACGTCTGATGCATAGCCATATTTTTCAACCATTTTCCAATGTAGATCCCAAAGCATTGTTGCCCATACAAATCCGACGGAGTGAACATTGACATAAGTAGTACCACTAGACACATAAGTCATCCCATTTGTACTACCATAAGTGTAAGCATTAATAGTAGTATCTGGAGAGTATTGAGCCGGCCTGATTCCTTGCCCAGAAATTGTTTCGTTTACTGCAAAAGTACCGATTCCTCTAGGTACAGATGCATCATCACCTGGACGATTTGTCAACATCAAAGCAAAGAAATCTGACCATCCTTCGCCCATTTGCTCATTATCTGCACTTGTATTAAGACAAGATGATCCATTACCTGTATTTCTGTTTGAAATTCCGTGACCATATTCGTGAGCTACAATACCATTATCCAAACTACCATCTATCCAAATGCTATTGTCTTTGATATTAGCATTCACTACCGTGTTTGCACTTAATTTGGATTTAATCAATTCTCCTTCTGCATTTTCCGTAAGGACACCAGGAATTGTTACAGTTGTATCTGTACCGCCCATATTTCCAACAGCAGGAGAATCAGAAGCATTATAAACAATAACACCTAAAGCTCCTTTAT is from Epilithonimonas vandammei and encodes:
- the rlmF gene encoding 23S rRNA (adenine(1618)-N(6))-methyltransferase RlmF, which produces MSEKSSLHPRNLHRNSYDFETLITSVPELKHYVFKNDYDTLTINFSIPKAVRLLNKALLLKYYNVKDWYIPDENLCPPIPGRADYVHYLADLLAEENGNIPTGTSVKGLDVGTGANLVFPLIANYSYGWEMLGTDINQGSLENAQKILENNPELKEDIQLKFQPKSELIFKNIISKEDKFTFTMCNPPFHDSEESALQGNRRKNNNLRKSKTQKINLNFSGQQSELWCEGGEMAFIKKMINESVQFSSQVLWFTSLVSKKDNLYQLTTLLKNLKVPEFKIIDMTQGQKISRILVWTFIPKDNRKDWF
- the lysS gene encoding lysine--tRNA ligase gives rise to the protein MSLSEQEIIRREKLQKLTDLGIDAFPAAEYKITDSTKSIKQDFEEGKKVVIAGRLMSRRIQGKASFAELQDSEGRIQVYFNRDEICTGEDKTLYNEVYKHLLDIGDIIGIEGELFKTQVGEMTVMVKNFTLLTKSLRPLPLPKVDADGNVFDGFTDPELRYRQRYADLVVNPHVKEIFVKRTKLFNAMRTFFNDAGYFEVETPILQSIPGGAAARPFITHHNALDIPLYLRIANELYLKRLIVGGFDGVYEFSKNFRNEGMDRTHNPEFTAMEIYVAYKDYNWMMDFTEKLLEFCATSVNGTSESVFGEHTINWKAPYPRVSMTEAIQKYTGFDITGKTEQELFDFAKSIGIEVDETMGKGKLIDEIFGEKCEGNFIQPTFITDYPVEMSPLTKKHRSQEGLTERFELMVCGKEIANAYSELNDPIDQRQRFEHQLLLSEKGDDEAGQFIDEDFLRALEYGMPPTSGLGIGMDRLIMFLTNNPSIQEVLFFPQMRPEKKKILGLDLGTNSIGYALIEDDKVVDMGARVFPDGISLNDEEKLIYDILMKNGGEMSLIEVKGNSQLSGKKWDKASKTLTKNNLVKVEKIDEVLLMKLI
- a CDS encoding c-type cytochrome, giving the protein MKRIFIATILMTIFSCSKSENSGNKDVLVSEPEPAPKVVTDPVAEGKSLVEGADCLGCHKVEEKMIGPSYREVAKKYENTPENVEMLAEKIIKGSSGIWGDVPMPAHNGLSKENAKFMAQYILSSK
- the gltB gene encoding glutamate synthase large subunit, with protein sequence MKRASKISQKSIPENQGLYLPETEFDSCGVGFVANIKGIKSFKIVSDAITMLENMEHRGATGYESNTGDGAGLQIQIPHELLYDEALNFGFDLPEPDYYGVGMLFFPQNNFIREECKEIIEQSADKLGLKILGYRPVPVNNIDLGDLAKSVEPVMEMLFVERPFDVETDKDFERKLFVFRNYISHQITSVTSNDPIGFYVASFSCKKLIYKGQLRSVQIRNYFKDLTNPKTRSAFGMIHSRFATNTSPTWSLAQPFRFLAHNGEINTIGGNLNWLKTSEKTFSNPNFTPQEMDMILPLTKPNQSDSSYLDNMVELLYHSGRSLPHTMMMLIPEAWDGNKQMEDYKKDFYEFHACMMEPWDGPASISFTDGEMIGATLDRNGLRPSRYCVTSDDLVIMASESGALPVNPKNVIKRGRLQPGKMFLVDMKKGIIVSDDELKKEICTSQPYRDWLDKMNINLKELPSPKIRFNKLQSEDIFKYQKAFGYSREDLDKVIKEMAVHGKEPIGSMGFDAPLAVLSEKPQHFSSYFKQLFAQVTNPPIDPIREKLVMSLTTIIGGNGNLLEDDKNFAHSIKLEHPILNNEQLEKLRSVDTGKFQSKTIYTYFKADEKEGSLKKALDRICRYAMDAVEDGFEVIILSDRSLDSQHASIPSLLACSAVHHHLIRKGVRRRVGLVIEAGDVWEVHHFASLLGFGATAINPYLALASIRQMFYDGEFKQDADLEQLKYNYKKAVGDGLLKIFSKMGISTLQSYHGAQIFEIIGLNKPLVNTCFTGAISRINGIGFDEIAKEALAKHHQAFEKDSAFGILDSGGIYQWRKDSEYHQFNPQSIHLLQQATWNANYETFKKYSRTVNRQTENASLLRGLLEFKNDRQSIPLSEVEPIENILKRFATGAMSFGSISWEAHTTLAIAMNRIGAKSNTGEGGEDESRYIINENGDSLRSSIKQVASGRFGVTARYLAEAEELQIKMAQGAKPGEGGQLSGEKVDSWIGKTRHSTPGVGLISPPPHHDIYSIEDLAQLIFDLKNANRHARISVKLVSKAGVGTIASGVAKAKADHILISGYDGGTGASPLSSVRHTGLPWELGLAETHQTLIKNKLRQRVTVQVDGQMKTGRDLVMATLLGAEEWGIATSALIVEGCILMRKCHLNTCPVGIATQNEELRKKFTGKPEHLVSYFTFLAMEVREIMASLGFRTIDEMVGQSQCLEKKKEIKFWKHQNIDLSGLLYKMETDLPIVKAEEQDSGLGESLSWKMLEASKSALENNGKVEASFFIKNTDRTVGTILSHELTKIYHSDGMKEDSLKFNFKGTAGQSFGAFCNQGMTMILEGDANDYFGKGLSGAKLAVFPDEEAVIKANENSIIGNVALYGATSGKVFINGMAGERFCVRNSGATAVVEGIGDHGCEYMTGGTVVILGDVGRNFGAGMSGGIAYVWDAGKDLEKNFNPDMADLEQLTDRDKNLVFALIQEHFEITGSYLAEYLLSDFENNLKHFVKVYPREYKKVMENQINAMK